One window of Cervus elaphus chromosome 2, mCerEla1.1, whole genome shotgun sequence genomic DNA carries:
- the CFL1 gene encoding cofilin-1 isoform X2 — protein MKVRKSSTPEEVKKRKKAVLFCLSEDKKNIILEEGKEILVGDVGQTVDDPYATFVKMLPDKDCRYALYDATYETKESKKEDLVFIFWAPECAPLKSKMIYASSKDAIKKKLTGIKHELQANCYEEVKDRCTLAEKLGGSAVISLEGKPL, from the exons ATGAAAGTGCGTAAGTCGTCGACACCAGAGGAAGTGAAGAAGCGCAAGAAGGCGGTGCTCTTCTGCCTGAGTGAGGACAAGAAGAACatcatcctggaggagggcaaggagaTCCTGGTGGGTGACGTGGGCCAGACGGTAGACGACCCTTATGCCACCTTTGTCAAGATGCTGCCAGACAAGGACTGCCGCTACGCCCTCTATGACGCAACCTACGAGACCAAGGAGAGCAAGAAGGAGGACCTGGTGTTCATCTTCTG GGCCCCTGAGTGTGCACCCCTTAAGAGCAAAATGATCTATGCCAGCTCCAAGGATGCCATCAAGAAGAAGCTGACGG GGATCAAGCATGAATTACAAGCAAACTGCTACGAAGAGGTCAAGGACCGCTGCACCCTTGCAGAGAAGCTGGGGGGCAGCGCCGTCATCTCCCTGGAGGGCAAGCCTTTGTga
- the CFL1 gene encoding cofilin-1 isoform X1, producing the protein MASGVAVSDGVIKVFNDMKVRKSSTPEEVKKRKKAVLFCLSEDKKNIILEEGKEILVGDVGQTVDDPYATFVKMLPDKDCRYALYDATYETKESKKEDLVFIFWAPECAPLKSKMIYASSKDAIKKKLTGIKHELQANCYEEVKDRCTLAEKLGGSAVISLEGKPL; encoded by the exons ATG GCCTCTGGTGTGGCTGTGTCTGATGGGGTCATCAAAGTGTTCAACGACATGAAAGTGCGTAAGTCGTCGACACCAGAGGAAGTGAAGAAGCGCAAGAAGGCGGTGCTCTTCTGCCTGAGTGAGGACAAGAAGAACatcatcctggaggagggcaaggagaTCCTGGTGGGTGACGTGGGCCAGACGGTAGACGACCCTTATGCCACCTTTGTCAAGATGCTGCCAGACAAGGACTGCCGCTACGCCCTCTATGACGCAACCTACGAGACCAAGGAGAGCAAGAAGGAGGACCTGGTGTTCATCTTCTG GGCCCCTGAGTGTGCACCCCTTAAGAGCAAAATGATCTATGCCAGCTCCAAGGATGCCATCAAGAAGAAGCTGACGG GGATCAAGCATGAATTACAAGCAAACTGCTACGAAGAGGTCAAGGACCGCTGCACCCTTGCAGAGAAGCTGGGGGGCAGCGCCGTCATCTCCCTGGAGGGCAAGCCTTTGTga
- the SNX32 gene encoding LOW QUALITY PROTEIN: sorting nexin-32 (The sequence of the model RefSeq protein was modified relative to this genomic sequence to represent the inferred CDS: deleted 6 bases in 4 codons; substituted 2 bases at 2 genomic stop codons) — protein MGVAVVSHVRALPQASSKSVGLQGDSSLQVEISDAVSEERDKVKFTVQTKVTLHRDFRSCLPHFAQTEFSVVRQHEEFIWLHGAYEGGVCRPPREGEPAWENRGYAGLPLNPPAPPRSDFEASKEKLQKLDEEDRSITRQEFAKMKQELEAXLPAVLCGEYLAIFKKTVTIHEVSLQQLAAHPTLCRDHNFFVFLEYSQDLTVRGKNRKEHLGFLRNIMKSADEALITGMSGLKEVDDFFECERAFLLEYHTCIQDACLWADQVMHSXVHPCLADDYMPISAALSSLGSQEVNQLNTSFFKLAELFERLRELEGQVASNEDLKLSDMLRYYMRDSQAAKDPVPLPAPGLLSWQLLALADYKNANKALDRARTINQVWATESHQPCASRTQPGRLRSSLLSSPELMDFKSHGSSFHENLTELGELELKDAKASTLLLRSTLVILKGEP, from the exons ATGGGGGTGGCGGTGGTCAGTCACGTCAGGGCCCTCCCACAGGCCTCCTCCAAGTCAGTGGGCCTGCAGGGAGACAGCTCCTTGCAGGTGGAGATCTCTGATGCCGTCAGCGAG GAGCGGGACAAGGTGAAATTCACTGTTCAGACCAAGGTAACATTGCACCGGGA CTTCCGGAGCTGCCTGCCTCACTTCGCCCAGACTGAGTTCTCCGTCGTGCGACAGCATGAGGAATTCATCTGGCTGCACGGTGCCTACGAGGGAGGTGTATGCCGGCCTCCCCGTGAGGGGGAGCCAGCCTGGGAGAACAGGGGGTATGCCGGTCTCCCCCTGA ATCCCCCAGCCCCTCCACGGTCAGAC TTTGAGGCTTCAAAGGAAAAACTGCAGAAGCTGGATGAGGAAGACCGCTCAATCACGCGGCAAGAGTTTGCCAAAATGAAGCAGGAGCTTGAAGCGTGA CTGCCTGCTGTCCTCTGTGGGGAATACCTGGCTATCTTCAAGAAGACAGTTACGATCCATGAAGTCTCTCTGCAGCAACTGGCAGCTCACCCCACCTTGTGTCGAGACCAcaacttctttgtctttttggAATATAGCCAGGAT CTGACTGTCCGAGGAAAGAACAGGAAGGAGCACCTTGGGTTTCTGAGGAATATCATGAAGTCTGCAGATGAAGCCCTC ATCACTGGGATGTCAGGGCTCAAG GAGGTGGATGACTTCTTTGAGTGTGAGAGGGCCTTCCTGCTGGAGTACCACACCTGCATCCAGGACGCCTGTCTGTGGGCAGACCAAGTCATGCACTCATGAGT ACACCCATG CCTGGCAGATGATTACATGCCTATCTCAGCTGCACTGAGCAGTCTGGGATCACAGGAAGTC AACCAGCTAAACAC GAGCTTCTTCAAATTGGCAGAGCTCTTTGAACGGTTAAGG GAGCTGGAGGGCCAAGTGGCCTCTAACGAGGACCTGAAGCTGTCAGACATGCTGAGATACTACATGCGAGACTCCCAGGCAGCCAAG GATCCTGTGCCCTTGCCGGCCCCAGGACTGCTGTCCTGGCAGCTGCTGGCTCTGGCAGACTACAAGAATGCCAACAAGGCGCTGGACAGGGCCCGCACCATCAACCAGGTGTGGGCTACAGAGAGCCATCAACCCTGTGCCTCTCGGACTCAGCCAGGCAGGCTAA GGTCGTCATTGCTCTCCTCTCCAGAGCTCATGGACTTCAAATCCCATGGATCTTCCTTCCATGAGAACCTCACTGAGCTGGGCGAGCTGGAGCTCAAAGACGCCAAA GCCAGCACCCTGCTTCTCCGGAGCACCCTTGTCATCCTCAAGGGGGAGCCTTAG